The Caretta caretta isolate rCarCar2 chromosome 15, rCarCar1.hap1, whole genome shotgun sequence genome window below encodes:
- the LOC125623002 gene encoding uncharacterized protein LOC125623002 encodes MQSSSAQVTTMESQNRKRAPAWTEREVRDLIAVWGEESVLSELRSSFRNAKTFLKISQGMKDRGHNRDPKQCRVKLKELRQAYQKTREANSRSGSEPQTCRFYDELHAILGGSATTTPAMLFDSFNGDGGNTEVGFGDEEDDDDEEVVDSSQQASGETGFPDSQELFLTLDLEPVHPEPTQGCLLDPAGGEGTSAACVSMITGSSPSQRLVKLRKKKKRTRDEMFSELMLSSHTDRAQTNAWRQIMSECRKAQNDREERWRAEESKWRAEDRAEAQMWRQRDERRQDSMLRLLQDQTSMLQCMVELQQRQLEHRLPLLPLCNQPPSSPSSIVSTPRRPRTRWGGLQPTSHSTTEDCPKKRRLSFNKF; translated from the exons atgcagagctcatcagcacaggtgaccacgatggagtcccagaatcgcaaaagagctccagcatggaccgaacgggaggtacgggatctgatcgctgtttggggagaggaatccgtgctatcagaactccgttccagttttcgaaatgccaaaacctttctgaaaatctcccagggcatgaaggacagaggccataacagggacccgaagcagtgccgcgtgaaactgaaggagctgaggcaagcctaccagaaaaccagagaggcgaacagccgttctgggtcagagccccaaacatgccgcttctatgatgagctgcatgccattttagggggttcagccaccactaccccagccatgttgtttgactccttcaatggagatggaggcaatacggaagtaggttttggggacgaagaagatgatgatgatgaggaggttgtagatagctcacagcaagcaagcggagaaaccggttttcccgacagccaggaactgtttctcaccctagacctggagccagtacaccccgaacccacccaaggctgcctcctggacccagcaggcggagaagggacctctg ctgcatgtgtttcaatgatcacaggatcttctccttcccagaggctagtgaagcttagaaagaaaaaaaaacgcactcgcgatgaaatgttctccgagctcatgctgtcctcccacactgacagagcacagacgaatgcgtggaggcaaataatgtcagagtgcaggaaagcacaaaatgaccgggaggagaggtggagggctgaagagagtaagtggcgggctgaagacagggctgaagctcaaatgtggcggcagcgtgatgagaggaggcaggattcaatgctgaggctgctgcaggaccaaaccagtatgctccagtgtatggttgagctgcagcaaaggcagctggagcacagactgccactgctgcccctctgtaaccaaccgccctcctccccaagttccatagtctccacacccagacgcccaagaacgcggtgggggggcctccagccaaccagccactccaccacagaggattgcccaaaaaaaagaaggctgtcattcaataaattttaa